GTCCATCGACCAGCACTCGTTCGGCCTGGTCGCCGGCGGCATCGGCACGCGCGGCTCGCGGGCGAGGCGTTTGCGCTGCTTGCGCCGCAAGGCCAAGCCCTCCCGGCGGTAGATCCTGTACACCCGCTTGTGGTTGATTCCCGGCAGTTCGCGCCGCAGCAGCACGTGCAGCCGGCGGTAGCCGAAGCGCGGCCGCTCCTGCGCCAGCCGCAGCAGCGCCTCGCGGAGTCCCGGGGCGTCGCCGCGCCTCGGCTTCCGGCGGCACGTCGAACGACGGATCCCGATCAGCCCGCACGCGCGGCGCTCGCTCATGCCGAGCCGGCGAGCGCGACGCACCGCGTCCCGTCGCGCGGCGGGCGTCACCACTCTCTCGAGGTGATGTCCTTCAGCACGCGGATGTCCAGCGGCTGCTCGACGACGATCATCTTCAGCTTGCGGTTCTCGTCCTCGAGCGCCCTCAGCCGCACCGCGTCGCCGGCCTCCATCCAGCCGTACTTCGCCTTCCAGCGGTCGTACGTCTGGTCGCTGATCCCGTACTTCCGGCACAGCTCCCCGACCCTCACGCCGGCGTCCGCCTCCTTCAGGATGCCGACGATCTGCTCCACGCCGAGCCGGCTCTTCCTCATGAGCGTCCTTTCGCGGGCGAATTATCGTCCCGAGGACTCTCGGTCAACCCGGACCACTTTTCGGGGAGCAGGCCAGTTCCTTTCGCGATGAGAGCGAAACGGTCCGACACGCCGCCAGCGCGGCTTACCTCACCGGCGCTTCTTGAAGTGCCATTGCCTAACCCGTTCGGGGCGCGCGACGGCGCACTCCGCTGCGCCTGAATTCTCCTCTTCGCGCTCCGCTCTCTTCGACGCACTTACCGCAACAGTCCACAGATCGGCGTCCGAGAAGTGACGCTCTCTCACTTCGGCGACCTGAAACGTCATGCACACAAACGAGAGGGCCGCGCCAACACACGCCACAGCCAACAAGCGACCAGGCCCAACAAAGCCGCGGGAGCCATGGCTGAAGATCGCGGCGCCGAGTCGCCACACTCCCCATCCCACTCCGCACACG
The bacterium genome window above contains:
- a CDS encoding IS3 family transposase, whose translation is MSERRACGLIGIRRSTCRRKPRRGDAPGLREALLRLAQERPRFGYRRLHVLLRRELPGINHKRVYRIYRREGLALRRKQRKRLAREPRVPMPPATRPNECWSMDFTHDALESGRAFRTLNVVDVVTRMCLAIEVDTSLPAARVVRV
- a CDS encoding transposase, which produces MRKSRLGVEQIVGILKEADAGVRVGELCRKYGISDQTYDRWKAKYGWMEAGDAVRLRALEDENRKLKMIVVEQPLDIRVLKDITSREW